DNA sequence from the Deinococcus roseus genome:
TGCTTGCGTTCTGGTAACTTGCCGAGTCGAGCCATGATCACATCCCGCAGGACAGCAATGGCGTCGGGTCGCTTATTGGTTTGTTCCTTCCCAACTTGGGGCTTGCTGAGATCTGGCAACTCCCAGCCCTGCTCCTTGAGAAAGGTCAGTCCATATTCTCGGTTGTGCGATTCTGATTTGCCCTGCACCAGACGATCAAGTTCGGCCTCCCACTGCTCCGGGGTGCGAGAACCGTCAGCAAACCACAGGGACATGAACCCTGGAGACCTCATCACCTCCAGCATCTCCTGTTGCTTGCCCATCCGACGGGCCAAATTCAGGAATGCCCATGCGGAGTTGTGCCGTTCAGCTCCTTCTGGAGGCTTACGCAGCATGGCCTCCTTCAGCAGGTCAAACTTGCCCCCATCCAGGTCCGAACGGGAAGATGGGAGGGCATCGGTAAGGGTGGCTTTGGATGCTCCGCCATTTGCACCCACCAAATTCTGGCTTATAACGTGCGCCACCACACCGACAGGGGTGCGCTTCACCCACAGGTCCAACTCCTCCAATGGAATTGGGCGTCCGTCCTGATCTTGCAAGTAGGTCATGCCCAGACCTCTGGGATGGATTGCCGCTCCAGCATAGGGCAGGAAGATCCACGAGCTGTCTGCTGCACCACCCTTGGGGAAGACCTCCACCTTGGGGTGCCCTGCTTCCGTAACAATTGTTCGCAGGAACCTGTGCATGGCAGGGTAGCCGACGGGTTCAGTGAGGAACAACCACAGGTGCATGCCCCCATTGGTCGACACCTCCGGGTACACATGAACCCCATGCTGGACACAGCGAGCCTGAATATCCTGCACCACCTTCTGGAAGCCGTCATCAGTGTCGTAATGCTTGCGGTCAATGTCGACACATCCCACAGGGGTGCTGTCTGCTGTTCCAGGGAGGCAACCCACACGACCCACATGGCCCTCCACGGTCAGATGCTTGAACAGAATCTCTGATGTGATGGGAGATTTCTCTGTGGTGCAGCCCTTGGTGCCTGTGACCGGGTCATGGCTGGTCATCCGTCCATGCTTGATGGGGTTCAAGGGGAACCAAGCGGTGAAGTACCGGGTGAACAAGCCGGGCAGGTCCAGATCAAGGGTGAGGGTGAAATCATTGCTGAGGGGTGTGCTGCTCATTGTTGCGCTCCTGTGGGAATGAGGGGGTGGCTTTGGTTCCGAGCGATAAT
Encoded proteins:
- a CDS encoding AAA family ATPase, which translates into the protein MSSTPLSNDFTLTLDLDLPGLFTRYFTAWFPLNPIKHGRMTSHDPVTGTKGCTTEKSPITSEILFKHLTVEGHVGRVGCLPGTADSTPVGCVDIDRKHYDTDDGFQKVVQDIQARCVQHGVHVYPEVSTNGGMHLWLFLTEPVGYPAMHRFLRTIVTEAGHPKVEVFPKGGAADSSWIFLPYAGAAIHPRGLGMTYLQDQDGRPIPLEELDLWVKRTPVGVVAHVISQNLVGANGGASKATLTDALPSSRSDLDGGKFDLLKEAMLRKPPEGAERHNSAWAFLNLARRMGKQQEMLEVMRSPGFMSLWFADGSRTPEQWEAELDRLVQGKSESHNREYGLTFLKEQGWELPDLSKPQVGKEQTNKRPDAIAVLRDVIMARLGKLPERKHVPTRMSALQLLAIDIDPVQFIIPGLLTEGLGMLTGRPKMGKSFMSLSLALSIAQGKAALGDSKACEHGDVLYLALEDSQTRTQDRMKIMLGTDAVDDLRLDVWWQIPRLDLGGLEALMDWLESRPRPRMIIVDVWGKFMPPCPSGRDEYTFLSEVMMLLQQVALAFHVCILLVHHTKKPGKKTGEDFLDQAMGNTAHTSNLDVLMMLDRKRDRSDAVLHVTGRDVHEQQVLLYRNEKNLRWERGAQRPDAHVSEVQMTVLLYLRHGETTIKDLKQHLKKSETAIREVLTRLHEMGLITMTKPTSGRTVIYTLSSEGEKLLGEVDQLNIPDTPVGPEVWDGVTD